The proteins below are encoded in one region of Silene latifolia isolate original U9 population chromosome 2, ASM4854445v1, whole genome shotgun sequence:
- the LOC141644399 gene encoding proteasome subunit beta type-5-like, translated as MKIDTSGLESTAPLGGARHFLFDGLQMTPSFDLPSFDHPNSSNFDGFQKKAVEMVKPAKGTTTLAFIFKHGVIVAADSRASMGGYISSQSVKKIIEINPHMLGTMAGGAADCQFWHRNLGIKCRLHELANKRRISVTGASKLLANILYSYRGMGLSVGTMIAGWDETGPGLYYVDSEGGRLKGMRFSVGSGSPYAYGVLDNEYRYDMTVEQAAELARRSIYGATFRDAASGGVASVYHVGPDGWKKLSGDDVGELHYKYYPVVPTVEQEMVEAGAA; from the exons ATGAAGATTGACACAAGTGGTCTTGAATCAACTGCTCCACTTGGTGGAGCTAGACATTTTCTTTTTGATGGCTTGCAGATGACCCCTTCGTTTGATCTTCCTTCTTTTGATCATCCAAACAGTTCAAAC TTTGATGGATTTCAGAAAAAGGCAGTAGAGATGGTGAAGCCAGCTAAGGGGACTACTACGCTTGCTTTTATTTTCAAACATGGTGTCATTGTTGCCGCTGATTCACGGGCCAGCATGGGAGGCTACATAT CATCCCAATCTGTTAAGAAGATAATAGAAATCAATCCTCACATGCTTGGCACGATGGCTGGTGGTGCTGCTGACTGCCAGTTTTGGCATCGCAATTTGGGCATCAAG TGCCGGCTGCATGAACTAGCGAACAAGCGAAGAATTTCTGTCACTGGTGCTTCCAAATTGCTAGCAAATATACTGTATAGTTACAGGGGTATGGGCCTGTCAGTGGGTACTATGATTGCTGGATGGGATGAAACG GGACCTGGTCTGTACTATGTGGACAGTGAGGGCGGAAGGCTCAAAGGAATGCGTTTCTCTGTTGGATCTGGTTCACCATATGCTTATGGCGTGCTTGATAATGA GTATCGGTATGATATGACGGTGGAGCAAGCTGCTGAATTAGCTAGACGATCTATCTATGGCGCCACTTTTCGTGATGCAGCTAGTGGTGGAGTTGCTAGCG TCTACCATGTGGGACCTGATGGATGGAAGAAGCTCTCAGGTGATGATGTGGGTGAACTTCACTACAAATATTACCCAGTTGTGCCAACAGTGGAGCAGGAGATGGTGGAAGCCGGTGCAGCTTAA
- the LOC141644401 gene encoding uncharacterized protein LOC141644401, translating to MKRVFLYLGMGSCVSKKSSPKLPPPPPPPPTITTTTTTTAAMEKPVVNHVQPSIWQVAGSKEEQFFDSKAWLESDDEDFVSVNGDASPTKQLDKDGEHQGRRLSDLFKESSSFSSDNQTSIKAAQVGIENKQKSATTTTTNNNSSIKLERKKSVKRCLPSLVRSLSCGKRPSHVAVAG from the exons atgaagagGGTGTTCTTGTATTTAGGCATGGGTTCATGTGTTTCTAAAAAAAGTTCTCCAAaacttcctcctcctcctcctcctcctccgacaattactactactactacgacTACTGCTGCTATGGAGAAGCCAGTGGTCAACCATGTTCAACCTTCAATATGGCAAGTTGCAG GTAGTAAAGAAGAACAATTTTTTGATTCAAAGGCATGGCTAGAGTCGGACGATGAAGATTTCGTCAGTGTTAATGGTG ATGCCTCGCCGACAAAGCAACTAGACAAGGATGGTGAACATCAAGGAAGACGATTATCGGATTTATTCAAAGAAAGCAGCAGCTTTAGCAGTGACAACCAAACAAGCATTAAGGCAGCTCAAGTAGGTATTGAAAATAAGCAGAAATCAgcaactactactactactaataataatagtagtattaAATTAGAAAGGAAAAAGTCAGTAAAGCGTTGCTTACCAAGTTTGGTTAGAAGTTTAAGCTGTGGTAAGAGGCCAAGTCATGTTGCTGTTGCTGggtaa
- the LOC141641960 gene encoding uncharacterized protein LOC141641960: MVKKCLSDFKFAPKHDLGNYLGLPTSIGSSKRELFKFLVEKTKRRLSSWNNILLSSAGKLTLIRSVLSSLSLFSLSVFRIPVTSKFQSLMVHFWWSGTRTNKSIHWCSKDFLVDLWEKGALVFAILVALTKPFLSNLLGESYVIREALLVKLLVSSLVLSDGPITGADRSRMSAPIVAFCKSKLWKLPISYKLRVFLWKFMANALPVGSEFLKRKMNWRSSCTLCNDLPTCVESISHLFRDCSFAKALWFGCPLGIKITGGVDLDVRIWVINWVTSRRPWPRGALNSIPGDIQVKRIRNPFPYWIVGGPGCGNVCTVKCDAAWRADRSSGMGWCLLDGDETLRNTANARSFASSALQAKGQAAIKALKWALDEGYLHVRLVTDCLALVMQVAGAEKPIASFSCIIQDIKSIASHFHYCSLSFCPRGVNRIAHNLAQEALL, translated from the exons ATGGTCAAGAAGTGCCTTTCTGATTTTAAATTTGCTCCTAAGCATGATCTTGGTAACTATCTTGGCTTGCCAACGAGTATTGGGTCTTCTAAGAGGGAGTTATTTAAATTTCTTGTTGAAAAAACTAAGCGAAGGCTATCCTCTTGGAATAATATTCTTCTCTCTTCGGCTGGTAAACTGACTCTTATTCGTTCTGTTCTTTCTTCACTATCCCTATTCTCTCTATCGGTATTTCGCATACCGGTAACATCAAAATTTCAGTCTTTGATGGTGCATTTTTGGTGGAGTGGAACTAGAACTAATAAGTCTATTCATTGGTGTAGTAAAGACTTCTTAGTAGACCTGTGGGAGAAGGGGGCCTTGGTCTTCGCAATATTGGTTGCTTTAACCAAGCCCTTCTTGTCAAATCTGCTTGGAGAATCTTATGTGATTCGGGAAGCCTTATTAGTAAAGTTATTGGTCTCAAGCTTG GTCTTATCTGATGGACCTATCACGGGTGCTGATCGCTCTAGAATGTCTGCACCCATTGTGGCTTTTTGTAAATCAAAGCTCTGGAAGTTGCCTATATCTTACAAACTAAGGGtgtttttatggaaatttatggctAATGCCCTTCCTGTGGGTTCTGAATTCCTTAAGCGCAAGATGAATTGGCGCTCCTCATGTACTCTTTGCAATGACTTACCTACTTGTGTGGAATCTATTTCTCACCTCTTCAGAGATTGTAGCTTTGCAAAGGCTCTTTGGTTTGGCTGCCCTCTAGGTATTAAAATCACTGGGGGAGTGGATCTTGATGTTAGGATTTGGGTTATAAACTGGGTCAC GAGTCGTCGCCCTTGGCCTAGGGGGGCTCTAAATTCAATTCCTGGCGACATTCAGG TGAAAAGGATTAGAAACCCGTTTCCCTATTGGATTGTTGGTGGACCTGGGTGCGGAAATGTGTGCACTGTTAAGTGTGATGCTGCTTGGAGGGCTGATAGAAGTTCTGGCATGGGGTGGTGCTTGTTGGATGGTGATGAGACCTTAAGGAATACTGCGAATGCTCGTTCGTTTGCCTCTTCTGCCCTGCAAGCTAAAGGCCAGGCTGCTATTAAGGCGCTAAAATGGGCCTTGGATGAAGGGTATCTTCATGTTAGATTGGTTACAGATTGTCTTGCCTTGGTTATGCAGGTTGCTGGAGCGGAGAAGCCTATTGCGTCTTTTTCTTGCATCATCCAGGATATTAAGTCTATTGCGTCTCATTTTCACTATTGCTCTCTTAGTTTCTGTCCTAGGGGAGTAAATAGGATAGCTCATAATCTTGCTCAGGAAGCTCTGTTGTAA
- the LOC141644393 gene encoding F-box/kelch-repeat protein At1g67480, giving the protein MPGFNSEKKRLIESAMCCSVLVQQRVPSNIKGTPFSTRYRVSDDRYVPILPGLSDDVAKLCLALVPRSNFPAMGAVSKGWRSFIRSNELITIRKQAGMLEEWLYVLTIDEGKKESHWEVLDCFGNKHQVLPSMPGEFKVGSGVVVLHGKLLVMAGCSVSQGAASASSDVYQYDSCLNCWSKLSNMNVARFDFASAEVDGMIYVAGGYGVEGEPLSSAEVYDPDTDKWTEIESLRRPRWGCFAFGFQGKLYVMGGRSSFTIGNSKFVDVYNPETHTWCEMKNGCVMVTAHAVLGKKLFCIQWKDQRKLAIFNPEDNSWKMVPVPVTGSSSIGFRFGILDGKLLLFSLNKEPGYRTLLYDPEAAPGSEWKTTNIKPSGSCLCTVTIKA; this is encoded by the exons ATGCCTGGTTTTAATAGTGAAAAGAAAAGGTTAATAGAATCGGCTATGTGCTGCTCCGTTTTGGTCCAACAACGTGTGCCAAGTAACATAAAAGGCACACCATTTAGTACTCGATATCGAGTTTCTGATGATCGGTATGTCCCCATTCTGCCGGGGCTTTCTGATGATGTGGCAAAGTTATGCCTTGCACTCGTCCCCCGATCAAATTTCCCTGCAATGGGTGCCGTGTCTAAGGGATGGCGATCATTCATACGAAGTAATGAATTGATTACCATCCGGAAACAAGCCGGGATGTTAGAGGAGTGGCTATACGTGTTGACCATCGACGAGGGGAAGAAAGAGAGTCACTGGGAGGTCTTGGATTGTTTTGGAAACAAGCATCAAGTGCTTCCGTCTATGCCGGGTGAATTTAAAGTAGGATCAGGAGTGGTGGTTCTTCATGGAAAACTGCTAGTGATGGCAGGATGTTCTGTCTCTCAGGGGGCTGCATCTGCTTCATCCGACGTTTATCAGTATGATTCCTGCCTCAACTG CTGGAGCAAGCTGTCAAACATGAATGTGGCTCGCTTTGATTTCGCCTCAGCTGAAGTTGATGGTATGATCTATGTAGCCGGGGGTTATGGAGTAGAAGGTGAGCCACTATCTAGTGCCGAGGTCTACGATCCTGACACCGATAAGTGGACAGAAATCGAGTCCCTCCGCCGCCCGAGATGGGGTTGCTTCGCCTTTGGGTTCCAAGGGAAGCTTTACGTCATGGGTGGGAGGTCGAGCTTCACCATCGGGAACTCAAAGTTTGTTGATGTGTACAATCCCGAGACACATACTTGGTGTGAAATGAAGAATGGTTGTGTTATGGTCACGGCTCACGCTGTTCTCGGGAAGAAACTATTTTGTATCCAATGGAAAGATCAAAGGAAACTAGCCATCTTTAATCCGGAAGACAATTCATGGAAGATGGTCCCTGTCCCTGTTACCGGCAGCTCCAGCATTGGGTTCAGGTTCGGTATACTTGATGGGAAgcttttgctcttttctttgaACAAGGAGCCTGGTTATCGAACGCTGTTGTATGATCCCGAGGCAGCCCCTGGCTCCGAGTGGAAGACCACCAACATCAAGCCCTCAGGTTCGTGCTTGTGTACCGTGACGATCAAGGCATAA
- the LOC141644400 gene encoding uncharacterized protein LOC141644400, with the protein MSALFNFHSFLTVVLLAICTCTYIKMHFPAILEQRTGFRGFFWKAARIGERLSPWVAVGCFTMGFSIIFF; encoded by the exons ATG TCAGCATTGTTCAATTTTCACTCATTTTTGACAGTGGTGCTGTTAGCTATCTGTACCTGTACTTACATCAAGATGCATTTTCCTGCCATTCTTGAGCAGAGAACTGG ATTTCGAGGGTTCTTTTGGAAGGCTGCTAGGATTG GTGAACGGTTGAGTCCATGGGTGGCGGTTGGATGCTTTACAATGGGTTTCTCTATAATCTTTTTCTAA